In the genome of Drosophila yakuba strain Tai18E2 chromosome 3R, Prin_Dyak_Tai18E2_2.1, whole genome shotgun sequence, one region contains:
- the LOC6537992 gene encoding protamine-like protein 99C, with protein MEGKKRGHVYCPPIYKSQKVARITNNGYLNFLTEYKKRFCGISPQDMVRYAAKQWNQLSVAEKERFKNKPTVVWKNPAQLAACESKSEVAEKTEQQCPSQRQRQSPSARQRKSERSSSRSRTSSRSLKSRLRGKPSPQQTKRSLSHLGSAVAYIHFLRKFQRKNPELATTELLKTATRLWCRLDESQRHAFERPLW; from the exons ATGGAGGGAAAAAAGCGTGGACATGTGTATTGTCCACCCATTTACAAGAGCCAGAAAGTGGCGCGCATCACCAACAATGGCTACCTCAACTTTTTGACCGAGTACAAGAAACGCTTCTGCGGCATTTCTCCGCAGGACATGGTGCGATATGCGGCCAAGCAGTGGAATCAGCTGTCCGTCGCTGAGAAGGAACGTTTCAAGAATAAG CCGACGGTCGTTTGGAAAAACCCAGCACAATTGGCTGCATGTGAGTCGAAAAGCGAAGTGGCCGAGAAAACAGAACAGCAGTGTCCTTCTCAAAGACAAAGACAGTCGCCATCCGCTCGGCAGCGAAAATCCGAGAGGAGCTCCTCCAGATCGAGGACCTCGAGCAGATCCCTGAAGAGTCGCTTGCGTGGGAAGCCAAGTCCGCAGCAGACCAAGCGCAGTCTTAGCCATTTGGGCTCCGCAGTTGCCTATATCCATTTCCTGCGCAAGTTTCAGAGGAAGAATCCCGAGTTGGCGACCACCGAACTGCTGAAAACTGCCACTCGCTTGTGGTGTCGACTGGATGAAAGTCAGCGGCATGCATTTGAGAGGCCACTTTGGTAA
- the LOC120321863 gene encoding uncharacterized protein LOC120321863, producing MASKKAVYTAAFIHLVLGVCVCLWPPNDTCSPAPNLGSWIFEGALLLLVSDVKLYPDRYTHLPYSIQFLVETIGSLAILEFFIIVVWCALERLIHHLTRLLLLYLGMNADTYLALEYWILLIPTTAVASTFLYIMKMAIIPYFDITSVYEKQQVKVHLNKSVYIDVVSQNLRKQKKYR from the coding sequence ATGGCTTCTAAGAAAGCGGTTTACACGGCCGCATTTATTCACCTCGTGCTTGGTGTGTGCGTATGCCTTTGGCCACCCAATGATACCTGTTCTCCTGCTCCGAATTTGGGCTCTTGGATTTTCGAGGGCGCCCTGCTGCTTCTGGTCTCCGATGTGAAGTTGTATCCAGATCGATACACCCATCTGCCGTACTCCATTCAGTTTCTGGTGGAGACGATCGGATCCCTGGCCATCCTCGAGTTCTTCATCATCGTGGTGTGGTGCGCTTTGGAGCGCCTGATCCACCACCTAACGAGGTTGCTACTTTTGTACCTGGGAATGAACGCTGACACATATCTGGCGCTGGAGTACTGGATCCTCTTGATTCCCACTACAGCTGTGGCCAGCACCTTCTTGTACATAATGAAGATGGCCATTATACCCTACTTTGATATTACCTCGGTCTATGAAAAGCAGCAGGTGAAGGTGCATCTGAACAAGTCTGTCTACATTGACGTGGTTAGCCAGAATCTGCGCAAGCAGAAAAAGTATAGATAG